ACTTCTTCTCTGGTACTCCTACTGGTATTATCAAACTTGATGATACCGGTTGTGAATACCTTGACATCGCTGTCTCTGCTATCTTCGCATAGTTTATTGAATATGCTAATGCCCTTCTTACTAATGGGTTATTGAGTGGCTTTTTGTTTACATTGATTATCAATGATGGTATTGATGCTGGAACGTGATATGGAACATTCTTATACCATGTACCTACTGGCAACTTCTTGTCTTCCCACATCTTCCATATCTGTGGGCAGAATTGTTGTGATAGGTCTATTTGTCCTTTTTCTAATGCAAGGTTTCCTGCATCGTTACTCTTGAATATTGGGTGTACTATATATGTTGGGGCTGGTTTACCAAAGTACTTGATTCCCCAGTAATTATCATCCCTTACTAATACTATCTGTGATTGGTTATAGCTAAGTAGCTTATATGGACCTGATCCTACTGGTTTTAGGTTTACTGCCTGGGTTACTGCATTCTTCTTCTCTATTGGTTCCCATACATGTTTTGGAACAATACGAATTGTGCTTATATAGTTCTCTACCATTGCTCTATGAGCTTTCTTTGGATTTAGCTTCATTTCTATTGTTGTTGAGTTTGTTGCTTTACATGATGTGATGTAATCCCATATTGGACTGTATGATACTGCTACCTTCTTACCAAGGTTTATTGTATACTCTACGTCTGTTGCTGTGAGTGGCTTTCCATCTTGCCATTTTGTACCTTTACGAAGTGTAACAACAAGCGTTAGGTTGTCTTTCCATTGATACTTTTCTCCTAATAATGGATCCAAGTTTCCTGTGATTAGATTAAATGAGAACAATGTTTCATAAATGTACGAATTACTCCCAATTGGCCACGCTGGACTTGTGTTAAATGGATTGAAGTTTGTTGGTGGTCCCCATTGAAAACCTGCAACATAAAGGGTATTCTTTCGGGTCATCTTCTCAGCCGCCGTCGCAAACGACATTGCAAGTGTTACTACAAATACCACTGCAATTACTAATGCCAATAACCTCGTTAGCTTTTTGTTACCTCTCATGTAAAAAGCCTCCCCTTTTTTTATTTATTTATTATAATGAGGCTGCCTTTTTTATTAGTTTTTAAGACAACCTCATTATTCCCACTTATAGTGTAGCATCCCAATAGCCACAGAA
This genomic interval from Caldicellulosiruptoraceae bacterium PP1 contains the following:
- a CDS encoding ABC transporter substrate-binding protein, with the protein product MRGNKKLTRLLALVIAVVFVVTLAMSFATAAEKMTRKNTLYVAGFQWGPPTNFNPFNTSPAWPIGSNSYIYETLFSFNLITGNLDPLLGEKYQWKDNLTLVVTLRKGTKWQDGKPLTATDVEYTINLGKKVAVSYSPIWDYITSCKATNSTTIEMKLNPKKAHRAMVENYISTIRIVPKHVWEPIEKKNAVTQAVNLKPVGSGPYKLLSYNQSQIVLVRDDNYWGIKYFGKPAPTYIVHPIFKSNDAGNLALEKGQIDLSQQFCPQIWKMWEDKKLPVGTWYKNVPYHVPASIPSLIINVNKKPLNNPLVRRALAYSINYAKIAETAMSRYSQPVSSSLIIPVGVPEKKYYNKADVEKYGWKYDPKKAVEILEKELKAKKGSDGVYVLPDGTRLGPITLECPYGWTDWMTSLEVVAESAKKVGFDIRTNYPEFPVVADHRDNGNFDILMWTPGGGYSPAHPWIRFRDVMESRGVPPAGQVAYWNWGRYKNQEAEKLLDEAASTQDTKKLTDIYRQLNILYMKDIPIIPLEYRPWEFYEYNETYWTNFPNEKNPTAPPQHNYAGVQLLYKIKPKK